A single window of Vigna radiata var. radiata cultivar VC1973A chromosome 4, Vradiata_ver6, whole genome shotgun sequence DNA harbors:
- the LOC106758787 gene encoding pentatricopeptide repeat-containing protein At1g07590, mitochondrial isoform X2, translated as MISKSMRSVTGFFAREWSVQLIRQTPCCTLTLKLFCAQATQNQDSLSRRIERLPKGEPVGSAFRSWMRDGFPVHGGDVFHSINRLRKLNKNKRALQVMEWVIRERPYRPRELDYSYLVEFTIKLHGISHGEKLFSRIPVEFHNELLYNNLVIACLDKGVIRLSLEYMKRMRELRFPISHLVFNRLIILHSSPGRKKMIPKLLTQMKADKVPPHVSTYNILMKIEASEHNLENLLKVFCRMKEAQIEPNEISYCILAIAHAVARLYTATEAYVEAVEKSITGNNWSTLDVLLILYGYLGSQKEVERIWTIIQELPSVRSKSYMLAIEAFGRIGQLNRAEEIWLEMKSTKGLKSVEQFNSMISVYCNHGFVDKAARLYKIMKTSGCKPNAITYRQLALGCLRSGLRSCCQYGGFEFKVPTIHKNCL; from the exons ATGATAAGCAAAAGCATGCGGAGTGTGACAGGCTTCTTTGCACGAGAGTGGTCGGTTCAGTTAATACGTCAAACACCTTGTTGTACTCTTACCTTGAAACTGTTCTGTGCTCAAGCGACACAAAACCAGGATTCCCTGTCTCGGAGAATCGAGAGACTCCCCAAAGGAGAACCCGTTGGCTCTGCTTTCCGCAGTTGGATGAGAGATGGCTTCCCCGTTCACGGCGGTGACGTCTTTCACTCCATTAACCGGCTCAGGAAGCTGAACAAGAACAAACGCGCCCTTCAG GTGATGGAATGGGTAATCAGGGAAAGACCCTATAGACCTAGGGAACTGGATTACTCTTATCTTGTTGAGTTTACAATTAAGCTTCATGGGATTTCACATGGTGAGAAGCTTTTCTCCCGAATTCCGGTTGAGTTTCACAATGAGTTGCTCTACAACAATCTAGTGATTGCGTGCTTGGATAAGGGTGTCATAAGGCTTTCACTTGAGTACATGAAGAGAATGAGGGAATTGAGGTTTCCCATTTCGCACTTGGTTTTCAACCGTCTCATAATTCTTCATTCCTCGCCAGGGCGCAAGAAGATGATACCCAAGTTGCTCACCCAAATGAAGGCTGATAAAGTTCCCCCACATGTGTCCACCTAcaatattttgatgaaaatagaGGCCAGTGAACATAATCTCGAGAATTTGTTGAAGGTCTTCTGTCGAATGAAAGAAGCACAGATTGAACCGAATGAAATATCTTACTGCATTTTGGCTATTGCTCATGCAGTGGCCAGATTATATACTGCAACTGAAGCATATGTGGAAGCTGTGGAGAAGTCTATTACAGGGAATAACTGGTCAACATTGGATGTCCTACTTATTTTGTATGGGTATCTAGGGAGCCAAAAAGAGGTGGAAAGAATTTGGACCATCATTCAAGAACTTCCTTCTGTTAGATCTAAAAGTTACATGCTAGCCATTGAAGCATTTGGCAGGATTGGACAGTTAAACAGAGCTGAAGAAATTTGGTTAGAAATGAAATCAACCAAAGGATTGAAATCTGTAGAGCAATTCAATTCAATGATCTCTGTATACTGCAACCATGGATTTGTTGACAAAGCAGCTAGATTGTACAAAATTATGAAGACGAGTGGGTGTAAACCAAATGCCATAACTTATCGTCAACTTGCTCTGGGGTGCTTAAGATCTG GTTTGAGAAGTTGCTGCCAGTACGGTGGATTTGAATTCAAGGTGCCAACAATCCACAAAAATTGCTTGTGA
- the LOC106758787 gene encoding pentatricopeptide repeat-containing protein At1g07590, mitochondrial isoform X3, protein MISKSMRSVTGFFAREWSVQLIRQTPCCTLTLKLFCAQATQNQDSLSRRIERLPKGEPVGSAFRSWMRDGFPVHGGDVFHSINRLRKLNKNKRALQVMEWVIRERPYRPRELDYSYLVEFTIKLHGISHGEKLFSRIPVEFHNELLYNNLVIACLDKGVIRLSLEYMKRMRELRFPISHLVFNRLIILHSSPGRKKMIPKLLTQMKADKVPPHVSTYNILMKIEASEHNLENLLKVFCRMKEAQIEPNEISYCILAIAHAVARLYTATEAYVEAVEKSITGNNWSTLDVLLILYGYLGSQKEVERIWTIIQELPSVRSKSYMLAIEAFGRIGQLNRAEEIWLEMKSTKGLKSVEQFNSMISVYCNHGFVDKAARLYKIMKTSGCKPNAITYRQLALGCLRSAAGLC, encoded by the exons ATGATAAGCAAAAGCATGCGGAGTGTGACAGGCTTCTTTGCACGAGAGTGGTCGGTTCAGTTAATACGTCAAACACCTTGTTGTACTCTTACCTTGAAACTGTTCTGTGCTCAAGCGACACAAAACCAGGATTCCCTGTCTCGGAGAATCGAGAGACTCCCCAAAGGAGAACCCGTTGGCTCTGCTTTCCGCAGTTGGATGAGAGATGGCTTCCCCGTTCACGGCGGTGACGTCTTTCACTCCATTAACCGGCTCAGGAAGCTGAACAAGAACAAACGCGCCCTTCAG GTGATGGAATGGGTAATCAGGGAAAGACCCTATAGACCTAGGGAACTGGATTACTCTTATCTTGTTGAGTTTACAATTAAGCTTCATGGGATTTCACATGGTGAGAAGCTTTTCTCCCGAATTCCGGTTGAGTTTCACAATGAGTTGCTCTACAACAATCTAGTGATTGCGTGCTTGGATAAGGGTGTCATAAGGCTTTCACTTGAGTACATGAAGAGAATGAGGGAATTGAGGTTTCCCATTTCGCACTTGGTTTTCAACCGTCTCATAATTCTTCATTCCTCGCCAGGGCGCAAGAAGATGATACCCAAGTTGCTCACCCAAATGAAGGCTGATAAAGTTCCCCCACATGTGTCCACCTAcaatattttgatgaaaatagaGGCCAGTGAACATAATCTCGAGAATTTGTTGAAGGTCTTCTGTCGAATGAAAGAAGCACAGATTGAACCGAATGAAATATCTTACTGCATTTTGGCTATTGCTCATGCAGTGGCCAGATTATATACTGCAACTGAAGCATATGTGGAAGCTGTGGAGAAGTCTATTACAGGGAATAACTGGTCAACATTGGATGTCCTACTTATTTTGTATGGGTATCTAGGGAGCCAAAAAGAGGTGGAAAGAATTTGGACCATCATTCAAGAACTTCCTTCTGTTAGATCTAAAAGTTACATGCTAGCCATTGAAGCATTTGGCAGGATTGGACAGTTAAACAGAGCTGAAGAAATTTGGTTAGAAATGAAATCAACCAAAGGATTGAAATCTGTAGAGCAATTCAATTCAATGATCTCTGTATACTGCAACCATGGATTTGTTGACAAAGCAGCTAGATTGTACAAAATTATGAAGACGAGTGGGTGTAAACCAAATGCCATAACTTATCGTCAACTTGCTCTGGGGTGCTTAAGATCTG CTGCTGGCCTCTGCTAG
- the LOC106758787 gene encoding pentatricopeptide repeat-containing protein At1g07590, mitochondrial isoform X1, giving the protein MISKSMRSVTGFFAREWSVQLIRQTPCCTLTLKLFCAQATQNQDSLSRRIERLPKGEPVGSAFRSWMRDGFPVHGGDVFHSINRLRKLNKNKRALQVMEWVIRERPYRPRELDYSYLVEFTIKLHGISHGEKLFSRIPVEFHNELLYNNLVIACLDKGVIRLSLEYMKRMRELRFPISHLVFNRLIILHSSPGRKKMIPKLLTQMKADKVPPHVSTYNILMKIEASEHNLENLLKVFCRMKEAQIEPNEISYCILAIAHAVARLYTATEAYVEAVEKSITGNNWSTLDVLLILYGYLGSQKEVERIWTIIQELPSVRSKSYMLAIEAFGRIGQLNRAEEIWLEMKSTKGLKSVEQFNSMISVYCNHGFVDKAARLYKIMKTSGCKPNAITYRQLALGCLRSGMSEQALKTLDLGLRLTISKRVRNSTPWLETTLSIVEVLAEKGDVGNVERLFEEFHKAKYCRYTFVYNTLIKAYVKAKIYDPNLLKRMILGGARPDAETYSLLKIAEQFRT; this is encoded by the exons ATGATAAGCAAAAGCATGCGGAGTGTGACAGGCTTCTTTGCACGAGAGTGGTCGGTTCAGTTAATACGTCAAACACCTTGTTGTACTCTTACCTTGAAACTGTTCTGTGCTCAAGCGACACAAAACCAGGATTCCCTGTCTCGGAGAATCGAGAGACTCCCCAAAGGAGAACCCGTTGGCTCTGCTTTCCGCAGTTGGATGAGAGATGGCTTCCCCGTTCACGGCGGTGACGTCTTTCACTCCATTAACCGGCTCAGGAAGCTGAACAAGAACAAACGCGCCCTTCAG GTGATGGAATGGGTAATCAGGGAAAGACCCTATAGACCTAGGGAACTGGATTACTCTTATCTTGTTGAGTTTACAATTAAGCTTCATGGGATTTCACATGGTGAGAAGCTTTTCTCCCGAATTCCGGTTGAGTTTCACAATGAGTTGCTCTACAACAATCTAGTGATTGCGTGCTTGGATAAGGGTGTCATAAGGCTTTCACTTGAGTACATGAAGAGAATGAGGGAATTGAGGTTTCCCATTTCGCACTTGGTTTTCAACCGTCTCATAATTCTTCATTCCTCGCCAGGGCGCAAGAAGATGATACCCAAGTTGCTCACCCAAATGAAGGCTGATAAAGTTCCCCCACATGTGTCCACCTAcaatattttgatgaaaatagaGGCCAGTGAACATAATCTCGAGAATTTGTTGAAGGTCTTCTGTCGAATGAAAGAAGCACAGATTGAACCGAATGAAATATCTTACTGCATTTTGGCTATTGCTCATGCAGTGGCCAGATTATATACTGCAACTGAAGCATATGTGGAAGCTGTGGAGAAGTCTATTACAGGGAATAACTGGTCAACATTGGATGTCCTACTTATTTTGTATGGGTATCTAGGGAGCCAAAAAGAGGTGGAAAGAATTTGGACCATCATTCAAGAACTTCCTTCTGTTAGATCTAAAAGTTACATGCTAGCCATTGAAGCATTTGGCAGGATTGGACAGTTAAACAGAGCTGAAGAAATTTGGTTAGAAATGAAATCAACCAAAGGATTGAAATCTGTAGAGCAATTCAATTCAATGATCTCTGTATACTGCAACCATGGATTTGTTGACAAAGCAGCTAGATTGTACAAAATTATGAAGACGAGTGGGTGTAAACCAAATGCCATAACTTATCGTCAACTTGCTCTGGGGTGCTTAAGATCTGGTATGTCAGAGCAAGCTTTAAAGACTTTAGACTTGGGTTTGCGTTTGACAATTAGCAAGAGGGTTAGAAATTCAACCCCGTGGTTGGAGACCACTCTTTCAATTGTTGAGGTTTTGGCTGAAAAAGGTGATGTGGGAAATGTTGAGAGATTGTTTGAAGAATTTCATAAAGCAAAGTATTGTAGATATACTTTTGTATATAATACCTTGATTAAGGCTTATGTAAAAGCTAAGATTTATGATCCAAATCTTTTGAAAAGAATGATTCTTGGGGGAGCTAGACCAGATGCTGAAACCTACAGTCTTTTAAAAATTGCTGAACAATTTCGAACTTGA